The Spirosoma radiotolerans genome has a window encoding:
- a CDS encoding sugar transferase, translating into MLSNASLSNTKPYIDAEDDVFVSSVDEQSMLGKRLFDVAFSLMVCLFVLSWLIPILGMAIRLNSPGPILFVQLRTGRGGRQFRCFKLRTMVSRPETVFQQATKNDPRITKLGQVLRKTNLDELPQFLNVLLGDMSVVGPRPHPIPLDAQHWYTLPNYPERYIVKPGITGLAQVRGCRGETDTLQKMEHRVRLDRWYIARQSLGLDLKICWWTIAKTLQGDEKAH; encoded by the coding sequence ATGCTTAGTAATGCCTCTCTTTCCAACACCAAGCCTTACATCGACGCAGAGGACGACGTATTTGTGTCATCGGTTGATGAGCAGAGTATGCTCGGTAAACGCCTGTTTGACGTTGCGTTTTCGCTCATGGTTTGTCTTTTTGTACTGTCGTGGCTTATTCCAATCTTAGGGATGGCTATCCGGCTAAATTCGCCTGGCCCTATTTTGTTCGTTCAGTTACGTACGGGGCGCGGGGGCCGACAGTTCCGGTGCTTCAAGCTCCGAACAATGGTTAGCCGGCCGGAAACGGTATTTCAACAAGCCACTAAAAATGATCCTCGCATTACTAAGTTAGGGCAGGTGTTACGCAAAACGAATCTGGACGAACTGCCCCAGTTTTTAAATGTACTGCTGGGAGACATGAGCGTAGTTGGGCCACGTCCGCACCCCATTCCGCTGGATGCCCAGCATTGGTATACCCTACCGAATTATCCAGAACGCTACATAGTCAAGCCCGGTATAACGGGTTTGGCCCAGGTACGCGGTTGCCGGGGCGAAACCGATACGCTCCAAAAAATGGAGCACCGAGTCCGTTTAGATCGCTGGTACATAGCCAGACAGTCACTAGGGCTGGACTTGAAAATTTGCTGGTGGACAATTGCTAAGACACTACAGGGGGACGAGAAAGCACACTGA